Proteins from a genomic interval of Rosa chinensis cultivar Old Blush chromosome 2, RchiOBHm-V2, whole genome shotgun sequence:
- the LOC112189785 gene encoding putative F-box protein At3g17480, whose amino-acid sequence MAEVDEDLVEKILSTLPPKALMRFKCASKGWYALINDPRFVANHLSYYNSNSKRLLLMKKRLVSKDNKDTANETAEEEEEELVFSLLNLCNNDDDIDNGEDSIIVSSVEDIKIPFCMSLKTRGEAVHIVGHCNGIICLLLVKSFQVLLWNPAIQEFKLLPPFPYLPDDDWYEDVWSRYVQGFGYDPKLNEYKVVNIGLVSPSEMRDDGYDIYNPPKAAIYTLSTDSWRKINTNAFETETTVLRPESFQIQFKQIFYWLGHEQHKELIAFDRYEDLTGPVIILLDIENEVFHDIMLPECLYHPWVFTDGMELRVWNESPALFVLVVGLQGYKPEDEYSFVIWVLDELGGPKGAWTKHLTLDPTEKPLAFLNSNEIFINDFMKLVLSYDLGSESLKDFLIQNTPYSTRQICDESDDIVAVVYVKSIVSVLGAHKLESRNNSSAVNFSPLTHFPSGPSIVDRELHSYSIWAIPPNDVSFRIKKLMEGLRAEFGGPEIKPHITVVGSIRMTYEDVLNKFRSLPSKYFRAYQAKVNLVVTSNFYHQCVSLLIDSSTEVSHQLDCTTRICTAHWGFHSGGRPYLSLLYGNLTEEERKIALEKVSSLDKNISSLSFTISQLAVYKIDYRDITLKSWEKIAEYALPFH is encoded by the exons ATGGCAGAGGTTGATGAAGATCTGGTGGAGAAAATCCTGTCAACTCTGCCTCCCAAGGCTCTGATGCGATTCAAATGCGCCTCTAAAGGGTGGTATGCGCTGATCAACGATCCCAGGTTCGTAGCTAACCacctctcctattacaattccaattccaagcGTCTGCTCCTGATGAAGAAGCGTTTAGTCTCCAAGGACAACAAAGACACTGCTAATGAgactgcagaagaagaagaagaagagctagTGTTTTCGTTGCTTAATTTATgcaataatgatgatgatattGATAATGGTGAGGACAGCATTATTGTCTCTAGTGTCGAGGACATCAAAATTCCTTTTTGTATGAGTCTAAAGACTAGAGGCGAAGCAGTTCATATCGTAGGGCATTGCAATGGAATCATCTGTCTGCTTCTAGTTAAATCTTTTCAGGTGCTTTTATGGAACCCAGCAATTCAGGAATTCAAGCTTCTTCCCCCCTTTCCATACCTTCCAGATGATGATTGGTATGAAGATGTGTGGTCCAGGTATGTTCAGGGGTTTGGATATGATCCTAAATTGAACGAATACAAAGTTGTTAACATTGGACTAGTTTCTCCTTCAGAAATGAGGGATGATGGATATGATATTTATAATCCTCCAAAGGCTGCAATATACACTTTGAGTACTGATTCTTGGAGAAAGATCAACACCAATGCTTTCGAAACAGAAACCACTGTCCTTAGGCCCGAAAGTTTCCAGATTCAATTCAAGCAAATATTTTATTGGTTAGGACATGAGCAACATAAGGAACTGATTGCGTTTGATAGATACGAGGACCTCACTGGGCCGGTCATCATTTTGTTGGATATTGAGAATGAGGTATTTCATGATATCATGTTACCTGAGTGTTTGTATCATCCCTGGGTCTTCACTGATGGTATGGAACTTCGAGTGTGGAACGAATCCCCTGCTCTTTTTGTATTGGTTGTTGGACTTCAAGGTTATAAACCTGAAGATGAATATTCTTTTGTAATATGGGTGCTGGATGAGCTTGGTGGTCCGAAGGGTGCTTGGACAAAACACTTGACTCTTGATCCCACAGAGAAACCATTGGCATTTTTGAATAGCAATGAGATTTTTATAAATGATTTCATGAAACTTGTACTCTCCTATGACCTTGGTAGCGAAAGCTTAAAAGATTTTCTCATTCAAAACACGCCTTATTCTACTCGTCAGATATGTGACGAGTCAGATGACATTGTAGCTGTTGTCTATGTGAAAAGTATAGTTTCAGTCTTGGGAGCCCACAAGCTCGAGAGCAGAAATAATTCCAGTGCG GTGAACTTTTCTCCACTCACGCACTTTCCATCCGGTCCTTCCATAGTGGACAGAGAATTGCATTCATATTCAATATGGGCCATCCCACCGAATGATGTGTCTTTTAGGATCAAGAAGTTGATGGAAGGTCTCAGGGCTGAGTTCGGTGGGCCGGAGATCAAACCACATATCACTGTTGTGGGGTCTATTCGTATGACGTATGAAGATGTGCTCAACAAATTCAGATCTCTTCCTTCTAAATATTTTCGTGCATACCAAGCAAAAGTTAATCTAGTGGTTACCAGCAATTTTTATCACCAATGTGTTTCCCTACTCATTGATTCATCAACAGAAGTATCCCATCAG ttaGACTGTACAACTCGCATATGCACTGCACATTGGGGTTTCCATAGCG GTGGTAGGCCATATTTGAGTCTCCTTTACGGGAATCTGacagaagaagagaggaaaatAGCTCTAGAAAAAGTTAGTTCTCTAGATAAAAACATTTCCAGCTTGAGTTTCACCATATCTCAACTCGCAGTGTACAAAATCGACTACAGAGATATAACTCTCAAATCATGGGAAAAAATTGCTGAATATGCCCTCCCATTTCATTAG